Proteins from one Terriglobales bacterium genomic window:
- a CDS encoding HEAT repeat domain-containing protein: MKIEGLKFGRVLQSVFRLASMFTVDHRAVDSAVRQSYESLNALVKQVQQFTFGFIDHRVLLNNVLTPDRTLRNLESEFSKRGIGAVTFPAGITLGGFRRCLGVICDTPENIESNGGIRRYYERNRVEGVRVIAGVKGASSMEETVLEGDPESLLAAQRLAMESQPTLGLDLLMEAVGMGGGGEEGGHGGIGGAMSLGGIAGSSQVPAGEAQHNSGVGIGLGAGAGGGAGTGAGGGTGAEPGAAGSFAESVLGTSGGGPGGTAFSGGSGAAGTGASGLAGASGSEGPEPFPGIKSIGSNADFIAAEVGSGGPGLGTGNSESTAIAGKDGGTGAASGSGRAAPGLGFSRVASSAIASDPNQVLDIAQKALIRSFSNPSADPAQALTALAHMLEEFNPEVLLPALSSEKRAALKGKPAREIAADFMEDVAAQWATNRLSTIAQQEDTAIAEAEVVRVLQRSLDATLTVERMLQKLSRLFEKADLPPEFYGRIQQDLRWIEFSDEEKFKQLMGLHRYSAAEFKRLATHVKNTVRRGELTEATDLVEHYFAILDLSPHELQVVELARAPELLQSIARMQTKDFMQKVADRLTGPLFDEAFRGWYHTHIANCLATAAHCMAPYEDFDGIFQIAQNLEKSRLRSPQLHKDCCGEALGNLLGPRSIERLVELYSLRRYGQRMVVSILRLMGRLGAEKIFQRLEEEKVASNRLALIRLIGQMGLVAHDVARSKLRDERWYVVRNACLVLTETHDPEIIQDMRETLRHNDERVQEAAFLVIVKSKALGRAAALADALPQLKPHVLEEVLKELRFMKSPESVPGLEVFITLQEERLREKEDAMHVLAAVPEDGSADALARILKNEKIPASIRRIAIKTLSKSNLPVAYQALAEVASRVPRDPMARESQAALEIE; this comes from the coding sequence TTGAAGATTGAAGGCCTCAAGTTTGGCCGGGTGTTGCAGTCCGTTTTCCGGCTGGCCTCCATGTTCACCGTTGACCACCGTGCAGTAGATAGTGCCGTACGCCAAAGTTACGAATCCCTCAATGCGTTAGTGAAACAGGTCCAGCAATTCACCTTTGGATTCATTGATCATCGCGTATTACTCAACAACGTGCTTACTCCTGACCGCACCCTGCGGAACCTGGAAAGCGAATTCTCCAAACGAGGGATAGGCGCCGTGACCTTTCCTGCCGGGATCACACTGGGAGGATTCCGCAGATGCTTGGGCGTGATTTGCGACACTCCTGAAAACATTGAATCCAACGGTGGTATCAGGCGTTATTACGAGCGCAACAGAGTCGAAGGCGTACGCGTAATTGCCGGCGTTAAGGGAGCCAGCAGCATGGAAGAAACCGTGCTGGAGGGCGACCCGGAGTCATTGCTCGCGGCGCAACGTCTGGCCATGGAGTCACAGCCTACCCTTGGACTCGATCTGCTGATGGAAGCAGTAGGAATGGGAGGCGGTGGTGAAGAAGGAGGGCACGGGGGCATCGGAGGTGCGATGTCTCTTGGAGGCATAGCTGGCTCAAGCCAAGTTCCAGCGGGGGAAGCTCAACATAACAGCGGTGTGGGAATAGGTCTTGGTGCCGGAGCAGGAGGGGGTGCCGGCACTGGAGCAGGAGGAGGTACAGGCGCCGAACCGGGAGCAGCCGGCAGTTTCGCCGAGTCCGTTTTAGGGACCAGTGGAGGCGGTCCTGGGGGCACAGCGTTTTCTGGAGGTTCCGGAGCAGCAGGAACTGGAGCGTCTGGTCTCGCTGGGGCATCTGGTTCAGAAGGTCCTGAGCCCTTTCCAGGAATTAAGTCAATTGGCTCCAATGCCGACTTCATTGCTGCGGAGGTAGGAAGCGGCGGACCCGGATTGGGAACAGGTAATTCAGAGAGCACAGCCATTGCAGGTAAAGATGGGGGGACAGGCGCCGCCTCAGGGTCGGGACGTGCAGCTCCTGGGCTGGGATTCTCTCGCGTGGCTTCTTCGGCTATTGCCAGCGATCCAAATCAGGTTTTGGACATCGCGCAAAAAGCGCTTATTCGTTCTTTCTCCAACCCATCCGCCGATCCTGCACAAGCTCTGACAGCGCTTGCACACATGCTGGAAGAATTTAATCCAGAAGTTTTATTGCCCGCTCTCTCCTCGGAAAAACGCGCCGCACTCAAAGGCAAACCAGCCCGCGAGATCGCCGCCGACTTCATGGAAGACGTCGCCGCGCAATGGGCCACGAATCGCCTCTCTACAATAGCGCAGCAGGAAGATACTGCCATAGCCGAGGCAGAGGTTGTCCGCGTGCTGCAACGAAGCCTGGACGCCACTTTAACAGTGGAGCGCATGTTGCAGAAGCTCTCCCGGTTGTTTGAAAAAGCCGATCTGCCACCCGAATTCTACGGTCGAATTCAACAAGACCTGCGTTGGATTGAGTTCTCTGACGAAGAAAAATTCAAACAGCTCATGGGCTTGCATCGTTATTCGGCGGCCGAATTCAAACGCTTGGCCACACATGTAAAAAACACCGTCCGCCGCGGAGAACTGACAGAGGCCACAGACCTGGTGGAACATTATTTCGCCATTCTCGACTTGAGCCCGCATGAGTTGCAGGTCGTGGAGTTGGCGCGAGCGCCGGAACTGCTGCAAAGCATCGCACGCATGCAGACTAAGGATTTTATGCAAAAGGTGGCAGATCGCCTGACCGGCCCGCTCTTTGACGAGGCATTCCGCGGCTGGTACCACACGCATATAGCCAACTGCCTGGCGACTGCAGCACACTGCATGGCGCCCTACGAAGATTTTGATGGAATCTTTCAAATTGCGCAGAACCTGGAGAAATCCCGTCTTCGTAGTCCACAGTTGCATAAAGACTGCTGCGGAGAGGCTCTGGGCAACCTGCTGGGGCCACGTAGTATCGAGCGGCTCGTGGAATTGTATTCATTGCGGCGGTATGGACAACGCATGGTTGTCTCCATTCTGAGATTGATGGGCCGGCTCGGCGCAGAAAAAATCTTTCAGCGGCTGGAAGAAGAAAAGGTTGCATCGAACCGGCTGGCGCTCATCCGCCTGATCGGCCAGATGGGTCTTGTGGCCCACGATGTAGCACGCAGCAAGCTGCGTGACGAGCGCTGGTATGTAGTGCGCAATGCCTGCCTCGTGCTGACAGAAACCCATGATCCTGAAATCATTCAGGACATGCGTGAAACCCTGCGGCATAACGACGAGCGTGTGCAAGAAGCCGCCTTTCTGGTGATTGTCAAAAGCAAAGCTCTCGGCCGCGCCGCAGCCCTGGCCGACGCACTACCCCAACTCAAGCCCCATGTGCTGGAAGAAGTGCTGAAGGAACTTCGTTTTATGAAGTCTCCGGAAAGCGTCCCAGGATTAGAGGTGTTTATCACCCTGCAGGAAGAGAGGCTTCGCGAAAAAGAGGACGCCATGCATGTTTTGGCTGCCGTGCCTGAAGATGGTTCCGCCGATGCGCTGGCCCGTATCTTGAAAAACGAGAAAATCCCTGCCTCCATTCGGCGGATCGCCATCAAAACGCTGAGCAAAAGCAACCTGCCGGTGGCATACCAGGCGCTCGCCGAGGTTGCTAGTCGAGTCCCACGTGACCCTATGGCGCGCGAATCACAAGCTGCGCTGGAGATCGAATAA